From one Ignavibacteria bacterium genomic stretch:
- a CDS encoding phosphoribosylglycinamide formyltransferase, with product MTQPPIRICIMGSGAGTTAQAIMSAIAGVHYAAIVLILTNTSKAGICSVASAAGIPCVVVDPADGATIVREMRNHGVDLVVLAGYLKLLPADVIAAMDGRVVNTHPALLPRYGGAGMYGKHVHRAVAHAGDTESGVTLHWVTARYDEGAVIAQARVALKPGMSPESIEQTVRQTEKEWLPVAILELAQSLWKKRNLLN from the coding sequence GTGACCCAACCACCCATCCGAATCTGTATCATGGGCAGCGGAGCAGGAACCACCGCCCAAGCCATCATGAGCGCAATAGCAGGTGTTCACTATGCCGCAATTGTGCTGATCCTGACAAACACAAGCAAGGCCGGAATCTGTTCTGTTGCCAGTGCTGCCGGAATTCCTTGTGTTGTGGTGGATCCGGCTGATGGAGCGACCATTGTCCGCGAAATGCGAAATCATGGCGTTGACCTGGTTGTTTTGGCGGGATATCTGAAATTATTGCCGGCGGACGTTATTGCTGCAATGGACGGCAGGGTAGTGAATACCCACCCCGCACTACTACCGCGGTATGGAGGTGCAGGTATGTACGGAAAACATGTGCACCGTGCCGTTGCACATGCCGGGGATACTGAAAGCGGTGTCACCCTTCACTGGGTTACCGCCCGGTATGACGAAGGAGCAGTAATCGCGCAGGCTCGGGTTGCCCTGAAACCCGGAATGAGTCCCGAATCAATCGAACAAACCGTCAGACAAACCGAAAAAGAATGGTTGCCCGTCGCAATTCTGGAGCTGGCTCAATCGTTGTGGAAAAAAAGGAATTTGCTAAATTAG